Proteins encoded in a region of the Mastacembelus armatus unplaced genomic scaffold, fMasArm1.2, whole genome shotgun sequence genome:
- the LOC113139575 gene encoding uncharacterized protein LOC113139575 isoform X1 encodes MVCWILLLISLTPFTWGTFVVNVTQSSYQAEENHDITLDWTFTTTAHMSLSAVYIFCQLLTEDKVPVLFHLHEGVEVPESQDKQFSGRVQFDKDVLREGLVRLHVSRLRTEDSGLYLCHVKTDDGRAYNTCHLNVTAARDWSDPEREPERPDAAGWRWIVLICGLGLTAAGGLTVCYCWFNKDQTGKKDSRRKRNYSSGSTSEELV; translated from the exons atggtctgctggatcctgctgctcatcagcctgaccccctttacctggg gaacatttgtagtgaatgtgacacagagctcctatcaggcagaggagaaccacgacatcacactggactggaccttcacaaccacagctcacatgtctctctcagcagtttACATCTTCTGTCAACTGTTAACTGAGGACAAAGTCCCAGTCCTGTTTCATCTACATGAGGGTgttgaggtcccagagtctcaggacaaacagttttcaggacgagtccagtttgacaaagacgtcctcagagaaggactagtcagacttcatgtgtccagactcaggactgaggactctggtCTGTACCTGTGTCACGTGAAGACAGATGATGGTAGAGCCTATAACACCTGTCACCTCAACgtcacag CAGCGAGGGACTGGTCTGACCCTGAGAGAGAACCTGAGAGACCAGACGCAGCAGGTTGGAGATGGATCGTCCTCATCTGTGGActgggactgacagcagcaggtggactgactgtgtgttactgttggtTCAATAAGGAtcagactggaaaaaaagattccagaagaaaaagaaactacaGCTCAGGTTCTACATCAGAGGAACTCGTTTGA
- the LOC113139575 gene encoding uncharacterized protein LOC113139575 isoform X2, whose protein sequence is MVCWILLLISLTPFTWGTFVVNVTQSSYQAEENHDITLDWTFTTTAHMSLSAVYIFCQLLTEDKVPVLFHLHEGVEVPESQDKQFSGRVQFDKDVLREGLVRLHVSRLRTEDSGLYLCHVKTDDGRAYNTCHLNVTARDWSDPEREPERPDAAGWRWIVLICGLGLTAAGGLTVCYCWFNKDQTGKKDSRRKRNYSSGSTSEELV, encoded by the exons atggtctgctggatcctgctgctcatcagcctgaccccctttacctggg gaacatttgtagtgaatgtgacacagagctcctatcaggcagaggagaaccacgacatcacactggactggaccttcacaaccacagctcacatgtctctctcagcagtttACATCTTCTGTCAACTGTTAACTGAGGACAAAGTCCCAGTCCTGTTTCATCTACATGAGGGTgttgaggtcccagagtctcaggacaaacagttttcaggacgagtccagtttgacaaagacgtcctcagagaaggactagtcagacttcatgtgtccagactcaggactgaggactctggtCTGTACCTGTGTCACGTGAAGACAGATGATGGTAGAGCCTATAACACCTGTCACCTCAACgtcacag CGAGGGACTGGTCTGACCCTGAGAGAGAACCTGAGAGACCAGACGCAGCAGGTTGGAGATGGATCGTCCTCATCTGTGGActgggactgacagcagcaggtggactgactgtgtgttactgttggtTCAATAAGGAtcagactggaaaaaaagattccagaagaaaaagaaactacaGCTCAGGTTCTACATCAGAGGAACTCGTTTGA